AGAGCAGCACCACCAGCGGCACGGCGGCCGCGTGCAGCCACAGCGTCAGGGCCCCCGCCAGTAGCAAAAATAGGTAGCGCTGCCGGTTGCCCACCAGGCCAAAGCTTTTGAATTTCAGCGCGAACAGCGGCAGTTCGGCCACCAGCAGGCCCGATAACACCACCGTGAGGGCCAGCAACGCCCAGGGGTTCAAAATCAATTTATCAATGGCCGTGGGGGCCCCGGAATAAGCCGCCAGAATAAGTGGCAGCGAAGCCACCACGAGCGTGCAGGCCGGGGTGGGCAGGCCAATAAAGGAATTGGTCTGCCGGGTGTCGTTGTTGAACTTGGCCAGTCGTAGTGCCGAAAAAATCGTGAGGATAAACGCGGCCAGCGGCAGGTATTGGAGTCCGCCCACCAGCGGGGCGGCGCTGGCTAGCGCCGTGTTCAGCAGCATATACAAAATAGCCCCCGGCACCACCCCGAACGATACCATGTCGGCCAGCGAATCCAAGTCTTTGCCGATGGGGGAGGACACGCGCAAGGCCCGCGCCACCAGCCCGTCGAGAAAATCTGCCACCGCGGCCAGGCCCACGAAGTAGGCCCCTACCACCAGGTTGTGCAAGCCGGGGGTGAAGACAAACGTCAGCGCCAGGCAGCCGCACAGTAAGTTCAGGCAAGTGAGGGCGTTGGGTATGTGCTTTTTCAAAGGGAAACGACGCGTTGTATATAATGCTCAGCGGGGGACGGCCTTGGGCCGCCAATATTTTTTACACCAGGTACGGGTTGCCCTGCCGCTCGGCCCCGATGGTGGTGCTGGGGCCGTGGCCGGGGTACACCACCGTTTCGTCGGGCAGCGTGAGCAGCTCGGCATCAATGCTGCGCAGCAGGGTTTTGAGGTCGCCGCCGGGCAGGTCGGTGCGGCCGATGCTGCGCTGAAACAGCACGTCGCCGCCCACTACCTGGCCGCTGGGCGCGTGGTAGAACACCACGTGGCCCGGCGCGTGGCCCGGCGTAAAGCGCACTTCCAGCTCCGTTTCGCCGAAACGTACAGGCTCGCCGGCCGCCAGGGCCCCGGTAGGCTCGGCGGCCTGGTAGGCCCCGAAGCCGTAGGGCCCCGCGTAGCTGGCCACAGCCGCCAGCGTGGGCCGGTCGAGGTCGTGCACGAGCAGGGGCGTGCCGGGCCACGTGCGTAGCACGAAGGCGCAGCCCAGCACGTGGTCGATGTGGGCGTGGGTGAGCAGCACAGCGGCCACGGCCAAGTGGTTGTCGTCGATGTACTGCTTCAGCTCGGCCTGCTCGGAAACGGTGTAGCAGCCGGGGTCCACGACGACACAGGCGCGGGTGGCCTCGTCGGTGAGGACGTAGGTGTTTTCGGAAAAGCCGTTGAAGGTGAAAGTTTTGAGGAGCATGGCAAACGCGAAGAAGAAAAAAAGGCCGCCCGGCCGCCGCCCGGCGTCCGTCCGCAACGGCCCGGCAAAGTACGGCAGCGCTTCCGCGTTTGGCCCCGCTGGCTGTACCTTGCTGCTATGACGGACTGCGACTTTTTGGTGGTGGGCCACGGCCTGGCGGGCGCCACGCTGGCCGACGAGCTGCAACGCCGCGGCCACCGCGTGCTGGTGTACGACGCCGGCCGGCCCGATTCGGCCTCGCGCGTGGCCGCTGGCCTCGTCAACCCCGTGGCCGGCCGGCGCTTTGCCCTGGCCTGGCGCGCCGACGAGCTGATTCCCTACGCCACCGCCTACTATAGGGCCCTGGAGGCCCGGCTGGGGCAGGCCTTCTACACGGCCGCGCCCATCTTCAAAGTATTCGGCTCGGAAGAAGAGCAAGCGGCCCTGGTGGCCCGCAGCGCCAAGCAGCCGTGGGGCGACTACGTGGTCGAAATTCTCACCCACGACCCCGGCCTGCCTGGCGTGCTGGCCCCCCACGGCGGGGCCTGGCTGCGCCACGGCGGCTACCTGGCCGTGGCTGAGCTACTGGCGGCCCTGGCCGCCGCGGGCGAAGCCGCCGGCTGGCTGCGGCGCGAAACTTTTGACTGGGCCCGGCTCGTTAGCGCCCCGGCCGGCGCCGCGCCGGCTTTTACTTACAACGATGCCGTGCGGGCGCGCCACGTGGTGTGCTGCGAAGGCGCCGAGGCCGTTAACAACTCGTACTTTAACTGGTTACCCATCACCCCCAACCAGGGCGAGGTGCTGGACGTGGAATGCGCCGGCCTGGGGGCCGAACAGGTGCTCAACCGGGGCGCCTACGTGGTGCCGCTCGGGGCGGGGCGCTTCCGCGTGGGGGCTACCTACCGCTGGCCGCCGTTTGCCGAGGGCCCCACGGCCGACGGCCGCGCCGAGTTGGAAACCCGCCTGGGGGCCCTCACCAGCGCACCGTTTGCGGTGGTGGGGCAGCGGGCGGGGGTGCGGCCCGCCGTGCGCGACCGCAAGCCGCTGCTGGGGCCCCACCCCGCGGTGCCGGGCCTCAGCTTCTGCGGAGGCTACGGCTCGAAGGGCGTGGTGCTGGCCCCGCGCTTGGCGGCGCTGATGGCCGACTGGCTCATGGGCCAGGCCGACCTTTGGCCCGAAGTGAGCTTGGCCCGCTATGGGGCCCTGTGGCCGGCCCCAGTGGCGGCCGCGGAAATTTAGCTTTTACGGCGGACTATTTTTCGCCTTTGTTCGTTCGCTGACTATGACAAACATTACTTTGGTTGGGAAAGCGGTGCGGGGCGTGTGCGCACTGGTGTTTTTGGTGGCCGCGGGGGCCCCGGCGCGGGCCCAAACGGCGCAGGAGCAGTTCGGGCGGGTGCGCATCCAGTACCACGACTTCCACTGGCAGCAGTACACCACCCAGAACTTCACGGTGATGTACTACGACGGCAACGAGCCCGCCGCCCGCCGTGCCGTGGACTATGCCGAGAAGGAGCTGCAGCGCGTCACGGCCCTCATCGGGTACTACCCGTACGCCAAAACCACCATCATGCTCTACAACTCGGTGGGCGACCTCCGGCAGAGCAACGTGGGCCTCGACCCGAACCCCGAAACCGTGGCCGGCGGCGATGCGCCCCTGGCCCGCATGAGCAAGGTGCAAATCGCCTTCACCGGCCTGCAAACCGACTACAAGCGCGAAATCAGCTTCCAGCTCACGCAGGTGCTGCTGAACGACATGATGTACGGCGGCTCGCTGCGCGAAGTGCTGCAAAGCAGCTACTTGCTGCAACTGCCCGACTGGTTCATCAGCGGGGCCGCGGCCTACGCCGCCGAGGGTTGGAGCGTGGACATGGACGGCTACATGCGCGACATGACGCGGCTGTACCCCAGCGGCAACCGCTCGGCGCCGTTCTTCATCCGCGACGCGCGCCTGTCGGGCCACAGCGTGTGGAACTACATCGCCGAGCGCTACGGCTACACCAGCATCCAGAACATCCTGAACCTGACGCGCATCACGCGCGACGCGGAAGTGGGCATCAGCTCGTCGCTGAACGTGCCGTATAAAATATTCATGCGCGATTGGCTGGCTTACTACCGGGCCCTGAACGCGCAGCCGGCCACCGCCGCGCTGGCCCTGCCCGACGCCAAGTTCCAGGTGGGCGGGCGCAACCGCCGGGCCACCATTTATTCGCAGCCTGTGTTCAGTCCCAACGGCCAGCAGCTGGCCTACGCCGTGAACGAGCTGGGCCGCTACCGCGTGGTGGTGGCCCGCCGCGACGGCAGCCACCGCAACACCGTGGGCCGCGGCGGCTACAAAACCCCCGACCAGCAAGTAGAAAACCGCCTGCCGGTGCTGGCCTGGCGCGGCAACACCCAAGTGGCCGTGGCCGAAATGGCCCAGGGCACCATGACGCTGCACCTGCGCGACGCGACCGGCAACAACACGCTTGACCGCTTGCGCTCCATCGTGACGTTCCGGCGGCCGGCTTCGCTGTTCAATACCTACGACCAGGTGCTGAGTATGAACTACTCGGCCGATGGCAAATCCTTGGCGTTTAGTGCCGTGCGGGGCGGGCAGAACGATTTGTACGTGCTGCGGGCCGGCAGCCGCCAAGCCGAGCAGCTCACCAATGACTTGTTCGACGACGCGCAGCCAGTATTCATGCCCGACGGCAAGAGCATCGCTTTTAGCTCGAACCGCTACCTCGATTCGCTGGGCCCGTCGCGGCCGGCCACGTTCGCCAACGTGGTGAACAACTACGACTTGTTTCTCTACCACCTCGACGGGCGCACCCTGCCCGTGGAGGTGCTGGCCAGCACCATCTCCAACGAAACCCGCCCCCGGGCCCTGTCCGACGACCAACTCCTGTACCTGGGCGAGGAGAGCGGCGTGCGCAGCCTCTACCGCTACACGCTCTCGACCAAGCAGCGCGACCGCCTGACGAGCTTCCTGCCCAACATCAGCGACTTCGACTACAGCCCCACCACTACGGCCCTGGCCATGGTGGCCCCCGCGCAGGCCCGCGACGTGCTCTACACCTATCCCAAGTTTGAGCTGCCCGGGGCCCTGCCCGCTGCCAAAACCGCCCGCCAGCAAACCTTGGAAGACCGCTCGGCGGCCCCTGTGGCGGCCGCGGCCAAAGCCGCGGCGCGGGCCAGCGCGGCCACCGATACCGCTGGGGCCCCCGGCACGCGCCGCACCCGCCGCAAGGCCAACGCAACGGTGAACACCAACGACTACGTGTTTGAGGAAGACGAGCCGGTGCGGCCCGTGGCGCGCGCGGCCGCCCGCCGTCCCGTGAATAAGGTGCTGCCCGAGGTGCCCCAGGTGACGGGGCCCTACCGCTACGACACGCGGTTTATGGCCGACAACATCACCACCTCGCTCAAGTGGGACCCACTGCTGGGCATCGGCTTGCAATTCCGGGCCCACCTGAACGACTTGCTGGAAAACCAGCGCATCGACGCCGGCTTGTTCGGGCTATTTGACCTGCGTACCAGTAACATCAACGCCTCTTATACTAACCTCACGCACCGCGTCGACTGGACGATTGCTTACCAGAAACAGGCGTATTTCTTTGACCTGCAAGACGGTAGCCGCTTTCGCTACGGCCGACACGAGGCGGCCGTGACGTTTGCCTACCCGCTCACCCACAACCTGAGCCTGCGGGCCGGCCCGCGCTACGAGAACCTCAACCGCACCCTTTCCAATAGCTTTTCCAACGCCCTGGACAACAACCAGAACTATGTGGGCTATAAGGCCGAACTGGTGTTTGACAACTCCATTGCCACTGGGGTAAACATGTTGCGCGGCACCCGCATGAAGGTGGCCTTGCAGCAGCTGCAGGGCATCAACAACGCGGCCCTCAACTTCGGCAAGCTCACCGTGGACCTGCGCCACTACCAGAAGGTGCACCGCTCCATCATCTGGGCGAACCGGGCCAGCTATGGGCAATTCTTTGGGCCCAACCCCCAGTTTTTTCGCCTGGGCGGTATGGACAACTGGTTTTTTCCCAATTATAAGGACGACCGGGTGCTGTTCCAGCCCAACGTGCCGGTGCCCGACCCCAGCCAAATCTTCAACCAGCAGTTCGTGACCAACCTGCGGGGCTTCGATTACAGCACCCGCACGGGCTCGCGCTACTTGTTGTTCAACAGTGAGCTGCGGGTACCCATTGTGCAGTATCTATCGCGGCGCCCCATCTACTCGGCCTTCCTGCGCAACCTCCAGTTCACGGGCTTTGTGGACGCGGGCACGGCTTACTCGGGTGGCAACCCGCTCAGCGTCGACAACTCGAACAACACCGTACCCTTCGGTGGCAACGGCAACCCATTCTCGGGCACCGTCACCAACTTCAGCAACCCGCTGTTGGTGGGTTACGGGGTGGGGGTGCGCACCACGCTCTTCGGTTTCTACGGCAAGGGCGACGTGGCCTGGGGCCGCGAAAACTACACCACCAACCCGCCCAAGTTTTACTTCACGCTGGGCTACGATTTTTAGGGCCTCACCACAACCAAGCAATTAAGCAAGGGGCCCCACCGAAGAATCGGTGGGGCCCCTTGGCGTTAGCGGCCTTGCCCCGCCCGGGGCCCCCGAGCGGGGCAATTGCTTTAGGGGCAAATTTCCGTACCCCCACGCCGGGCGCGGGGCGTATCTTTACGGCCCGAAACCAACCCGCTGCCCGTGCCGCTGCTCCGCGAAATTTCTACCCTGCTCGCCAAAGACTTCCGCCTGGAGTGGCGGCAGCGGGCGGCGCTGGGCGGGCTGCTGCTGTACGTGGGCAGCACGGTGTTCGTGTGCTTTCTGAGCTTCAGCCTGCGCGGCGGCCAGCCCCCAGCCCCGGCCTGGAATGCTCTATTCTGGGTGATTCTGCTGTTTGCCGCCATCAACGCCGTGGCCAAGGGCTTCATGCAGGAGAGCCCCGGCCAGCGCCTGTACTACTACACGCTGGTAGGGCCCCAGGCCATCATTCTGGCCAAAATGCTTTACAACGCGCTGCTGCTGCTGGGCGTGGGGCTGCTGGCTTTGTTCCTTTACACCATCTTTTTGGGCAACCCGATTCAGGACCTGGCCTTGTTTGTGGCTAACCTAGTGCTGGGGGCCCTGGGGTTTGCCACCACGCTCACGCTGGTGTCGGGCATTGCGGCCAAGGCGGGCGGCAACGGCGCCACTTTAATGGCGGTGCTGGGTTTTCCGGTAATGATTCCGATGCTTTTGCTGTTGATTAAAGTCAGCAAGAACGCGCTCGACGGCCTCGACCGCGGCGTGAGCCAGCAGTCCATTATCACGCTGCTGGCCCTGAACGTGATTGTGGCGGCGGTGTCGTACTTATTATTTCCGTTTTTGTGGCGTGGCTGATGGGAGTTGTTGGTTGTCAGTTGTTAACCGACTAATAACTGACAACCAACAACTGACAACTGATTTTTATGAGCAAAGCAACGTTAGGAATTATCATCTCCCTGGTCAGCGTCGTCGTGATGGCGGGCGGCGTGTGGGGCGGGCAGCGGCTGATTGAGTCGCGGGGCCCCTCGGTGTGGAAGTGGCTGGCGGTGGTGCTTATCGTGGGTTCGGCCATCGCCGGGCTGCTCATTCCGGTACCGCGCCTGCCCATCGTGAACGAGAGCGTGCGCAACCTGTTTTTCCACGTGCCCATGTGGTTCGGGATGATCATGGTGATGTTCGTGTCCATCGTATACTCGATGCAGTACCTGCGGCGGCCCTCGGCTCGGCTGGACATCCTGGCCCACGAGGCGGCCAAAACCGGCATTTTGCTGGGCGTGCTGGGCTTGGCCACCGGCAGCCTGTGGGCCCGCTACACCTGGGGCGCCTGGTGGACGCCCGACCCGCGCCTGAACGCCGCCGCCGTGGCCCTGCTCATCTACGGGGCCTATCTGGTGCTGCGC
This genomic stretch from Hymenobacter sp. PAMC 26628 harbors:
- a CDS encoding CDP-alcohol phosphatidyltransferase family protein, which translates into the protein MKKHIPNALTCLNLLCGCLALTFVFTPGLHNLVVGAYFVGLAAVADFLDGLVARALRVSSPIGKDLDSLADMVSFGVVPGAILYMLLNTALASAAPLVGGLQYLPLAAFILTIFSALRLAKFNNDTRQTNSFIGLPTPACTLVVASLPLILAAYSGAPTAIDKLILNPWALLALTVVLSGLLVAELPLFALKFKSFGLVGNRQRYLFLLLAGALTLWLHAAAVPLVVLLYVGLSVVGPRRA
- a CDS encoding MBL fold metallo-hydrolase, yielding MLLKTFTFNGFSENTYVLTDEATRACVVVDPGCYTVSEQAELKQYIDDNHLAVAAVLLTHAHIDHVLGCAFVLRTWPGTPLLVHDLDRPTLAAVASYAGPYGFGAYQAAEPTGALAAGEPVRFGETELEVRFTPGHAPGHVVFYHAPSGQVVGGDVLFQRSIGRTDLPGGDLKTLLRSIDAELLTLPDETVVYPGHGPSTTIGAERQGNPYLV
- a CDS encoding NAD(P)/FAD-dependent oxidoreductase, with the translated sequence MTDCDFLVVGHGLAGATLADELQRRGHRVLVYDAGRPDSASRVAAGLVNPVAGRRFALAWRADELIPYATAYYRALEARLGQAFYTAAPIFKVFGSEEEQAALVARSAKQPWGDYVVEILTHDPGLPGVLAPHGGAWLRHGGYLAVAELLAALAAAGEAAGWLRRETFDWARLVSAPAGAAPAFTYNDAVRARHVVCCEGAEAVNNSYFNWLPITPNQGEVLDVECAGLGAEQVLNRGAYVVPLGAGRFRVGATYRWPPFAEGPTADGRAELETRLGALTSAPFAVVGQRAGVRPAVRDRKPLLGPHPAVPGLSFCGGYGSKGVVLAPRLAALMADWLMGQADLWPEVSLARYGALWPAPVAAAEI
- a CDS encoding PD40 domain-containing protein, which codes for MTNITLVGKAVRGVCALVFLVAAGAPARAQTAQEQFGRVRIQYHDFHWQQYTTQNFTVMYYDGNEPAARRAVDYAEKELQRVTALIGYYPYAKTTIMLYNSVGDLRQSNVGLDPNPETVAGGDAPLARMSKVQIAFTGLQTDYKREISFQLTQVLLNDMMYGGSLREVLQSSYLLQLPDWFISGAAAYAAEGWSVDMDGYMRDMTRLYPSGNRSAPFFIRDARLSGHSVWNYIAERYGYTSIQNILNLTRITRDAEVGISSSLNVPYKIFMRDWLAYYRALNAQPATAALALPDAKFQVGGRNRRATIYSQPVFSPNGQQLAYAVNELGRYRVVVARRDGSHRNTVGRGGYKTPDQQVENRLPVLAWRGNTQVAVAEMAQGTMTLHLRDATGNNTLDRLRSIVTFRRPASLFNTYDQVLSMNYSADGKSLAFSAVRGGQNDLYVLRAGSRQAEQLTNDLFDDAQPVFMPDGKSIAFSSNRYLDSLGPSRPATFANVVNNYDLFLYHLDGRTLPVEVLASTISNETRPRALSDDQLLYLGEESGVRSLYRYTLSTKQRDRLTSFLPNISDFDYSPTTTALAMVAPAQARDVLYTYPKFELPGALPAAKTARQQTLEDRSAAPVAAAAKAAARASAATDTAGAPGTRRTRRKANATVNTNDYVFEEDEPVRPVARAAARRPVNKVLPEVPQVTGPYRYDTRFMADNITTSLKWDPLLGIGLQFRAHLNDLLENQRIDAGLFGLFDLRTSNINASYTNLTHRVDWTIAYQKQAYFFDLQDGSRFRYGRHEAAVTFAYPLTHNLSLRAGPRYENLNRTLSNSFSNALDNNQNYVGYKAELVFDNSIATGVNMLRGTRMKVALQQLQGINNAALNFGKLTVDLRHYQKVHRSIIWANRASYGQFFGPNPQFFRLGGMDNWFFPNYKDDRVLFQPNVPVPDPSQIFNQQFVTNLRGFDYSTRTGSRYLLFNSELRVPIVQYLSRRPIYSAFLRNLQFTGFVDAGTAYSGGNPLSVDNSNNTVPFGGNGNPFSGTVTNFSNPLLVGYGVGVRTTLFGFYGKGDVAWGRENYTTNPPKFYFTLGYDF
- a CDS encoding heme exporter protein CcmB; translated protein: MLREISTLLAKDFRLEWRQRAALGGLLLYVGSTVFVCFLSFSLRGGQPPAPAWNALFWVILLFAAINAVAKGFMQESPGQRLYYYTLVGPQAIILAKMLYNALLLLGVGLLALFLYTIFLGNPIQDLALFVANLVLGALGFATTLTLVSGIAAKAGGNGATLMAVLGFPVMIPMLLLLIKVSKNALDGLDRGVSQQSIITLLALNVIVAAVSYLLFPFLWRG
- the ccsA gene encoding cytochrome c biogenesis protein CcsA, producing MSKATLGIIISLVSVVVMAGGVWGGQRLIESRGPSVWKWLAVVLIVGSAIAGLLIPVPRLPIVNESVRNLFFHVPMWFGMIMVMFVSIVYSMQYLRRPSARLDILAHEAAKTGILLGVLGLATGSLWARYTWGAWWTPDPRLNAAAVALLIYGAYLVLRGSFRDDQQRARVSAIYNIFAFAAAIPLLFILPRISGNSLHPGQTGNPGFNKYDLDSTMRPVFYAAVIGWILFSFWLTQVSSRLTLLQHQHDDQ